From Halotia branconii CENA392, the proteins below share one genomic window:
- a CDS encoding cytochrome d ubiquinol oxidase subunit II, producing the protein METLSYFLPQVWFVVLALFLFLYVMLDGFDLGVGILSLTSSDDERRGILMTSLSNIWDANETWLVLMGGGLFGAFPLAYGTILTALYIPILTMVFGFIFRAVAFEFRELSTRKFFWNFAFGAGSFLAALGQGFALGAVLKGIAVDETGHFIGTTWDWLSIPSTLVALTLIQAYVLIGSTYLVWKTTGELQVTHYKTAKLAAWTTLIGAVFITITTPIIYESARSRLFQQPLVYIFAVIPILGVWLIWQLLQSLNRQEERAPFVWTILLFVLTFLGLGLVVFPYIIPTKITIYEAAADPSSLVIMIIFIGFLIPIMLFYNLYQYIVFRGKVTGGQYGE; encoded by the coding sequence ATGGAGACGCTCAGCTATTTTCTCCCCCAAGTATGGTTTGTAGTTTTAGCTCTGTTCTTATTCCTGTACGTAATGTTAGACGGGTTTGACTTGGGGGTAGGGATATTGTCTCTTACCTCCTCTGATGATGAACGCCGGGGCATCTTAATGACCAGCTTAAGCAACATCTGGGATGCTAATGAAACTTGGCTGGTACTGATGGGAGGAGGTTTATTTGGTGCATTTCCCTTAGCTTACGGCACGATTTTGACTGCTTTATACATCCCGATTTTAACGATGGTGTTTGGGTTTATTTTTCGGGCTGTAGCATTTGAATTTCGGGAGCTATCTACCCGCAAATTCTTTTGGAATTTCGCTTTTGGTGCTGGCAGTTTTTTAGCTGCACTCGGTCAAGGATTTGCCCTTGGTGCTGTACTCAAAGGTATTGCGGTTGATGAAACGGGACACTTTATTGGTACAACTTGGGATTGGCTGAGTATTCCCTCGACGTTGGTGGCTTTGACGTTAATTCAAGCTTATGTGCTAATTGGTTCTACCTATCTGGTGTGGAAAACCACCGGGGAATTGCAGGTAACTCATTACAAAACTGCTAAACTTGCCGCTTGGACAACTTTGATTGGTGCTGTTTTTATCACGATTACAACACCAATTATTTATGAAAGTGCGCGATCGCGTTTGTTTCAACAGCCTTTAGTTTACATCTTTGCTGTCATTCCTATCTTGGGAGTATGGTTAATTTGGCAACTTTTGCAAAGTCTCAATCGCCAAGAAGAAAGAGCGCCTTTCGTCTGGACAATTTTGCTGTTTGTGTTGACGTTTTTGGGCTTAGGATTGGTTGTCTTTCCCTACATTATTCCCACTAAGATCACTATCTATGAAGCTGCTGCTGATCCTAGTTCTCTAGTAATCATGATTATCTTTATTGGCTTTCTTATCCCAATAATGCTGTTTTACAACCTCTACCAATACATTGTTTTTCGAGGTAAGGTAACAGGTGGTCAATATGGAGAATAG